A region from the Terriglobales bacterium genome encodes:
- a CDS encoding outer membrane beta-barrel protein, translating to MHCRTKSGSFLALVALTLLAVTSPAWAQGDAVVPKVDIFGGYSWMDPGGSLNGVVIREMPRGFGVNATYNVDKWWGISFDVGGQYGDNADATTIMVGPRFSFRQEDERVRPFIHFLAGLHRLSPEGLNSSNGFGLATGGGLDVILTRRIDLRLIEADFVYGHHNFGPVLGRTNLNGARLRTGVVIKLGIEEPIPPSASCSAEPTEVMAGEAVRVTATGANFSKNATLIYSWNSTGGTVTGEGNVGTVNTAGLGPGSYTVTARVSDNKKKSAECSASFMVKEPPRNPPQMSCSANPTTVQSGEASTITCSCTSPDGRPVSIAGWSSTGGRVSGSGASATLDTAGAPAGSITVSATCTDDRGLSDSGSAMVNVTVPPPPPQAEKMSECEFPNKVRPGRVDNTCKAVLDDVALRLQRDADSRLVVVGQADADERKAATLAMQRADNSKAYLVKEKGIDASRIETRAGSEGGRRAEMVIVPSGASY from the coding sequence ATGCACTGTCGCACAAAGAGTGGTAGTTTCCTGGCCCTTGTCGCGCTGACGCTGCTTGCGGTGACGTCTCCCGCGTGGGCCCAGGGCGATGCGGTGGTTCCCAAGGTGGACATCTTCGGCGGCTATTCCTGGATGGACCCCGGAGGGTCGCTTAACGGCGTGGTCATACGCGAAATGCCTCGCGGCTTCGGCGTCAACGCCACCTACAACGTGGACAAGTGGTGGGGAATCTCGTTCGACGTCGGGGGACAATACGGCGACAACGCCGACGCGACCACCATCATGGTCGGCCCGCGATTCTCATTCCGCCAGGAGGATGAGCGGGTCCGACCGTTTATCCACTTCCTGGCCGGTTTGCACCGCTTGTCTCCGGAAGGGTTGAATTCGAGTAATGGCTTCGGACTGGCAACCGGCGGTGGTCTGGATGTGATCCTGACGCGGCGCATCGACTTGCGCCTGATTGAGGCCGACTTCGTCTATGGGCACCACAACTTTGGTCCCGTCCTGGGTCGCACGAACCTGAATGGCGCACGGTTGCGTACGGGCGTCGTGATCAAGTTGGGCATCGAGGAGCCGATTCCTCCCAGCGCCAGTTGCAGCGCCGAACCCACCGAGGTAATGGCGGGCGAGGCCGTGCGGGTGACGGCCACGGGGGCCAACTTCTCCAAGAACGCTACCCTGATTTACTCCTGGAATTCGACCGGCGGTACGGTCACCGGGGAAGGTAACGTGGGCACGGTGAACACCGCGGGCTTGGGACCGGGAAGCTACACCGTGACGGCTCGGGTGTCGGACAACAAGAAGAAGTCGGCGGAGTGCTCGGCCAGCTTCATGGTGAAGGAGCCGCCGAGGAATCCTCCGCAGATGTCCTGCTCGGCGAATCCAACCACGGTGCAGTCGGGTGAAGCTTCCACGATCACCTGCTCGTGCACCAGCCCGGACGGACGCCCGGTGAGCATCGCCGGGTGGAGTTCTACCGGAGGACGCGTATCGGGCAGCGGGGCCAGCGCCACGCTGGATACGGCGGGCGCGCCGGCTGGCAGCATCACGGTGAGCGCCACCTGCACGGACGACCGCGGACTGTCGGACTCGGGAAGCGCCATGGTCAACGTGACCGTGCCGCCGCCCCCGCCGCAGGCAGAGAAGATGAGCGAGTGCGAGTTCCCCAACAAGGTCCGGCCGGGGCGGGTGGATAACACCTGCAAGGCCGTGCTGGATGACGTAGCGCTGCGGCTGCAGCGTGACGCCGATTCGCGGCTCGTAGTTGTCGGCCAGGCGGATGCCGATGAGAGGAAGGCGGCAACCTTGGCTATGCAGCGTGCGGACAACAGCAAGGCCTATCTGGTGAAAGAGAAGGGGATCGATGCCAGCCGCATCGAGACCCGAGCCGGCAGCGAAGGCGGCAGGCGGGCGGAGATGGTGATTGTTCCGTCCGGAGCCAGCTACTAG